One genomic segment of Methylocystis bryophila includes these proteins:
- a CDS encoding CBASS oligonucleotide cyclase — MGRQHVGHSEIAAFAQEKVNLPKDKADEYRAQARRLREKLEGYLREHPDFTLKKMLLSGSLAKGTALRSLNDIDVACYVSGADAPEDVRALLDYLAERLRKAFPNFSPDQVQPQTYSVTVSFRGTGLDVDVVPILYDGDPEWYGNLVSQDDGSFLKTSIALHLDFAAKRKRTQEKHFAQVVRLAKFWARRMKQERDGFRFKSFMIEMVLAKLCDDGLDFSDYPETLQQFFTYIARTDFRERIVFADYYPASSVGAFSEAVQIIDPVNASNNVAKLYTAANADAIVDAALDGGDAIDAALAAPTKQLTVAYWQKVFGSSFQA; from the coding sequence ATGGGTCGGCAGCACGTCGGGCATTCCGAAATTGCCGCCTTCGCGCAGGAAAAAGTGAACCTGCCGAAGGACAAGGCGGATGAGTATCGGGCGCAGGCCCGGCGCCTTCGCGAGAAGCTGGAGGGCTATTTGAGGGAACATCCGGACTTCACGTTGAAGAAGATGTTGCTCTCGGGCAGTCTCGCGAAGGGCACGGCGCTCCGCTCCCTCAACGACATCGATGTCGCATGCTATGTCAGCGGCGCCGACGCGCCTGAGGATGTGCGGGCCCTACTGGACTATCTGGCCGAGCGGCTTCGCAAGGCGTTTCCAAACTTCAGCCCTGACCAGGTACAGCCGCAGACCTATTCCGTCACGGTCTCCTTCCGCGGGACGGGCCTCGACGTGGACGTGGTCCCTATTCTCTATGACGGCGACCCAGAGTGGTACGGGAACCTCGTCAGCCAGGACGACGGCTCATTCCTGAAGACGAGCATTGCTCTCCATCTGGATTTTGCGGCTAAGCGCAAGCGCACCCAGGAAAAGCACTTCGCGCAGGTGGTTCGGCTTGCGAAGTTCTGGGCTAGGCGCATGAAGCAGGAGCGCGACGGCTTCCGCTTCAAATCCTTCATGATCGAGATGGTCCTCGCCAAGCTGTGCGACGACGGCTTGGATTTCTCCGACTACCCGGAGACGCTTCAGCAATTCTTCACGTATATCGCCCGCACTGACTTCCGTGAGCGGATCGTGTTCGCCGACTATTATCCAGCCTCGTCGGTGGGCGCCTTCTCCGAGGCGGTGCAGATCATCGATCCGGTGAACGCCAGCAATAACGTCGCCAAGCTCTACACTGCGGCCAACGCGGACGCGATCGTTGACGCCGCACTCGATGGTGGTGACGCAATCGACGCGGCGCTTGCAGCTCCCACCAAGCAATTGACCGTCGCCTATTGGCAGAAGGTCTTTGGCTCCTCCTTCCAGGCGTGA
- a CDS encoding helix-turn-helix domain-containing protein yields the protein MKLERSKDWWMARARREGDAVIGAGLLAFDPAPDERPSGAQIAAVEETRIAFGKFVNLMRRRRGFSMEQLAQAADLDASELLVIEDDVHYVPEPRTVFKLAETFEVPQRRLMQLAGLATANDLGFRQEAIRFAARSESVQKLTPEESSALEAFIAVLSEQEPKRVK from the coding sequence ATGAAACTTGAACGCAGCAAAGATTGGTGGATGGCTCGAGCTCGCCGTGAAGGCGACGCCGTCATCGGCGCCGGCCTGCTCGCGTTCGACCCGGCACCGGATGAGCGCCCATCAGGCGCGCAGATCGCGGCGGTCGAAGAAACCCGCATCGCCTTCGGCAAGTTCGTGAACTTGATGCGCCGCCGTCGCGGCTTTTCGATGGAGCAACTGGCTCAAGCGGCCGATCTTGATGCAAGCGAGTTGCTCGTGATCGAGGACGACGTCCACTACGTTCCAGAGCCACGGACGGTGTTTAAGTTGGCGGAGACCTTCGAGGTGCCGCAGCGGAGATTGATGCAGCTTGCCGGATTGGCAACGGCGAACGATTTGGGCTTTCGACAGGAAGCCATACGATTCGCCGCACGTTCAGAGTCCGTGCAAAAACTCACGCCGGAAGAAAGCTCGGCTCTCGAGGCGTTCATTGCCGTCCTGAGCGAGCAGGAACCAAAACGAGTGAAGTGA
- a CDS encoding transcriptional regulator, whose protein sequence is MTAKRTMTLNLTDAEMRVLDELSIRKDLTKTAVLRQALRLYQTIDARVEKGEKLLFENEATKEKAELMLL, encoded by the coding sequence ATGACGGCGAAGCGAACAATGACGCTGAACCTCACCGACGCCGAGATGCGGGTTCTGGACGAGCTATCGATTCGGAAGGACCTCACAAAGACCGCCGTGCTCCGGCAGGCCCTCCGCCTCTATCAGACAATCGATGCTCGGGTCGAAAAGGGAGAGAAACTCCTGTTCGAGAACGAGGCGACGAAGGAGAAGGCGGAGCTGATGCTTCTATGA
- a CDS encoding ImmA/IrrE family metallo-endopeptidase, giving the protein MRNLSLKALYLPDQKRILLDKDLPPLKHRWNEAHEIGHDIIPWHAGMILGDTEQTLTPACHQIMEAEANFAAGQLLFLADRFLAEAIGSAPSLALVKGLSKGFGNTMTSTLWRFVEQAHGGRPIVALVTGHPHPTRRKPDFDAANPCRYCVESPMFRERFGALKERELFAAIVGYCGAQSGGSLGQSEVVLSDRNGDPHLFNFETFFNRHEALTLGCWMKPYANPKAVASLR; this is encoded by the coding sequence GTGCGCAATCTCAGCCTCAAGGCGCTCTATCTCCCCGATCAGAAACGGATCCTTCTCGACAAGGATCTGCCGCCCCTCAAACATCGCTGGAACGAAGCGCATGAAATCGGTCACGACATCATCCCATGGCACGCCGGGATGATTCTGGGAGACACCGAGCAGACCCTTACACCGGCCTGCCATCAGATCATGGAGGCCGAAGCGAACTTTGCTGCGGGCCAACTGCTTTTCCTCGCTGATCGCTTCCTCGCAGAGGCCATCGGTTCCGCGCCGAGCCTAGCCCTGGTCAAAGGCCTGAGCAAGGGCTTCGGCAACACCATGACGTCCACTCTCTGGCGTTTCGTCGAGCAAGCGCATGGCGGCCGGCCAATTGTTGCCCTGGTCACGGGACACCCGCACCCAACGCGGCGGAAGCCCGATTTCGACGCAGCTAATCCGTGCCGCTATTGCGTGGAGTCGCCAATGTTCCGAGAGCGCTTCGGCGCTTTGAAGGAAAGGGAGCTTTTTGCAGCGATCGTCGGCTACTGCGGAGCGCAGAGCGGTGGAAGCCTCGGTCAGAGCGAGGTCGTCTTGTCGGATCGCAACGGCGATCCGCATCTGTTTAACTTCGAAACGTTCTTTAATAGGCACGAGGCGCTCACGCTCGGATGCTGGATGAAGCCCTACGCTAATCCCAAAGCTGTTGCGTCACTTAGGTGA
- the mobC gene encoding plasmid mobilization relaxosome protein MobC — protein sequence MTDRQPGSRRKAVTRSVRMSEEEHALFGEFCQSLDVTPSEALRRLARSAALLGPSFTGEARAEVVALTRQMRAIGNNLNQAVHHMNAGHVIQSEDMRGHLEAVSRAIGELDRLYRSLCVKSYRRTEAAVAGRSK from the coding sequence ATGACGGACAGACAACCGGGTTCCCGTCGCAAGGCCGTGACGCGCAGCGTCCGTATGTCCGAGGAAGAACACGCGCTCTTCGGGGAGTTTTGCCAATCCTTGGACGTGACGCCGAGCGAAGCCTTGCGGCGCCTGGCGCGATCCGCAGCTCTTTTGGGCCCGTCGTTCACCGGTGAGGCCCGCGCGGAAGTCGTTGCGCTCACCAGGCAAATGCGCGCCATCGGCAACAATCTCAACCAGGCCGTTCATCACATGAACGCGGGCCACGTGATCCAGAGCGAAGACATGAGGGGGCACCTGGAGGCCGTCAGCCGCGCGATCGGCGAGCTCGATCGGCTCTATCGTTCGCTCTGCGTCAAATCCTATCGACGAACTGAAGCCGCCGTCGCTGGGCGCTCGAAATGA
- a CDS encoding GNAT family N-acetyltransferase yields the protein MTVDVSPIYLLDAATGESVEAELRDAIEQAQLDDWQTRWQPALLAVLQNLARKGVPMSQWPQSWHWNWAEKTARVRGLLAFRGFCVVAQGETQGLAQVDLTKSSREPGQVGKPLVYLDYLEVAPWNRPELGAAPRLRGVGSALITAAVALSVEEGFKGRLGLHSLPQADDFYRKIPMTDLGQDSTYQSLRYFEMTVEQARAFLEEE from the coding sequence ATGACGGTCGATGTCTCCCCGATCTATCTTCTCGACGCCGCGACCGGGGAGAGTGTCGAAGCCGAGCTGCGTGACGCGATCGAGCAGGCGCAGCTCGACGATTGGCAGACGAGGTGGCAGCCAGCTCTGCTCGCAGTGCTGCAGAACCTCGCCCGCAAGGGCGTGCCTATGTCACAGTGGCCTCAAAGCTGGCACTGGAATTGGGCGGAGAAAACGGCCCGGGTGCGCGGACTGTTGGCTTTTCGGGGGTTCTGCGTCGTCGCTCAAGGGGAGACGCAAGGCTTGGCGCAGGTCGACCTGACGAAATCTAGCCGGGAACCGGGTCAGGTTGGCAAACCGCTGGTCTACCTTGACTATCTTGAAGTTGCGCCGTGGAACCGGCCCGAGCTTGGGGCTGCGCCGCGGCTGCGCGGCGTCGGTTCGGCACTGATCACTGCCGCCGTGGCATTGAGTGTCGAAGAGGGATTCAAGGGTCGGTTGGGGCTGCATTCGCTACCCCAGGCTGATGATTTCTACCGCAAGATCCCGATGACCGACCTTGGACAGGACTCGACATATCAGAGCCTGAGATACTTCGAGATGACAGTCGAGCAGGCTCGTGCGTTCCTCGAAGAGGAGTGA
- a CDS encoding LPD7 domain-containing protein — protein MINLAAYDLRPLSESLRCIRGSKDFRERQALLEAVDSGALLEAARPSPAPSSQLARAPATGLPYSGPRAPSRGADEIKEDEWAMRRPGSSRGGGPGARPAPSARSGGGASAGGSAVLSSPPSGVSPSITAKAGLAAGAQAAVVKLASYGSGSARAAALLNYQSDKGQLTLEREDGTLVTGKAAVDDLAAHWRDDDARQPSNDVFRVTLTFEGGLSPEEARAGLAVALDGHRYAWRIEERAEATAIHLVTLAAGARRDEYGKKERIYANEKSINRFHDKIEDAFGRDVDLSAPLWAHGVEGATTQLAALAKAGALPVETDARLSLEEAADRHFAKQPSNANRSKPAKFNPALEIAKTWRPTMRSSSPRDFAHVILSAKPGTDKEAFMDAARATLAHEFKGHEYVFVMHTNRQHIHVHAAVRLTSAAGEKLHPGIQDFNRWRQTLADEARERHIPMEAVRRFDQAHAPGYNLKDAKMVERGIAPESVRRRVERVKTREIHRPTREEGRRRATDAASEWKSLAARQAVVLPPLAAGAMRLYRAETVNHGSHRAPLFSVDRALAESYAAKGQPSRLVYLDVPADRISELRPSRQQPAKVFVVPPALSSLREPVSGIEETAILPFQRRAEAALTTREEQQRNILSEDKTVRTAETMGAAKRNMADAMARLGDYLPDGAVKDDLLRRSRDILDRAEAATKEQGRLDRNPGQIEGDRFVEPEPRNVGALFTNEKKGTEIHYNRHDRESGAFQTLAFIDSGKQLDVRDWSNRESVNAALRLASQKWDTLSVSGSDEYKETAARLAAEHGYKITNPELQDRIRELRAEIEAQRATVTEGKEQPGTRQTDAHVKSVPLSEAERQRPADQPTLNTTPAERAIELNSVRERVDVEAERETRQAARAKQAHESNAAAGTKGTPYRAPEEARAAREAERAIDNSSTREIPGDQAQSEAIKALRFEQRRVLDQASRDEQRRIDAENAERFRQEERRQDRDEAEGETR, from the coding sequence ATGATCAATCTTGCCGCCTATGACCTTCGCCCGTTGTCCGAGAGCTTGCGTTGCATCAGAGGCTCAAAAGATTTTCGCGAGCGACAGGCGCTGCTCGAGGCCGTGGACTCTGGGGCGCTTCTGGAAGCGGCGCGCCCCTCCCCTGCCCCGTCGTCACAACTGGCGCGAGCCCCCGCGACGGGCCTGCCCTACTCCGGGCCGCGCGCTCCCTCGCGCGGCGCTGACGAAATCAAAGAAGACGAATGGGCCATGCGGCGGCCGGGAAGCAGCCGCGGCGGCGGACCCGGGGCTCGTCCCGCGCCAAGCGCTCGTTCGGGAGGCGGAGCCTCTGCCGGCGGCTCCGCGGTTCTCTCCTCTCCGCCCTCCGGCGTCTCTCCCTCGATCACTGCGAAGGCCGGCCTCGCGGCCGGCGCGCAAGCCGCCGTCGTGAAGCTGGCGAGCTACGGCTCGGGAAGCGCGCGCGCCGCCGCTCTCCTCAATTACCAGAGCGATAAGGGCCAGCTCACGCTGGAGCGTGAGGATGGAACGCTCGTCACGGGCAAGGCCGCCGTCGACGATCTCGCTGCTCATTGGCGCGATGACGACGCGCGCCAGCCCTCCAACGACGTTTTTCGCGTCACACTAACTTTCGAGGGCGGTCTCAGTCCTGAGGAAGCTCGTGCGGGGCTCGCGGTCGCCCTCGATGGCCATCGCTATGCCTGGAGGATTGAGGAGCGCGCCGAAGCGACCGCGATCCATCTCGTCACTCTAGCCGCAGGCGCACGCAGAGACGAATATGGAAAGAAGGAGCGCATCTACGCAAACGAGAAATCGATCAATCGCTTCCATGACAAGATCGAGGACGCCTTCGGCCGCGACGTGGATCTCTCAGCGCCGCTTTGGGCGCATGGCGTCGAGGGGGCGACGACGCAACTCGCTGCGCTCGCCAAGGCGGGCGCGCTTCCTGTCGAGACCGACGCTCGCCTAAGCCTGGAGGAAGCGGCCGATCGTCACTTCGCCAAGCAGCCGAGCAACGCTAATCGCTCTAAACCTGCAAAGTTCAACCCCGCGCTGGAGATCGCCAAGACCTGGCGCCCCACCATGAGATCGAGCAGCCCGCGGGATTTCGCGCATGTGATCTTGAGCGCGAAGCCGGGGACCGACAAGGAGGCTTTCATGGACGCCGCGCGGGCGACGCTCGCGCATGAGTTCAAGGGACATGAGTATGTATTCGTCATGCACACCAACAGGCAACACATTCATGTCCATGCCGCCGTCAGGCTCACTAGCGCCGCGGGCGAAAAGCTGCATCCGGGAATCCAGGATTTCAACCGGTGGCGCCAGACGCTCGCCGACGAAGCGCGTGAACGTCATATCCCCATGGAGGCCGTTCGCCGCTTCGATCAGGCTCACGCGCCCGGCTATAACCTCAAGGACGCGAAGATGGTCGAACGCGGCATCGCGCCCGAGAGCGTCCGGCGCCGCGTCGAGCGAGTCAAAACCCGCGAAATTCATCGGCCCACGCGCGAGGAAGGCCGTCGCCGGGCTACTGATGCGGCCTCGGAGTGGAAGTCGTTGGCGGCGCGCCAGGCCGTCGTCCTTCCGCCGCTCGCGGCGGGCGCAATGCGGCTCTATCGCGCCGAGACCGTGAACCACGGCTCTCATCGCGCGCCGCTCTTTTCCGTCGATCGCGCGCTTGCGGAGTCTTACGCCGCAAAGGGCCAACCTTCGAGGCTCGTTTACTTGGACGTCCCGGCCGATCGGATTTCGGAGCTTCGTCCGTCGCGCCAGCAGCCGGCTAAAGTCTTCGTCGTTCCGCCTGCCCTCAGCTCACTGCGCGAGCCGGTGAGCGGAATCGAAGAAACCGCCATCTTGCCGTTCCAACGCCGCGCGGAGGCCGCGCTGACAACGCGCGAAGAGCAGCAACGCAACATACTCTCGGAGGATAAAACCGTGCGAACAGCAGAAACAATGGGCGCCGCCAAACGAAACATGGCCGACGCTATGGCCCGTCTTGGCGACTATCTCCCCGATGGAGCCGTCAAGGACGACCTTCTGCGTCGCTCGCGCGATATTCTTGATCGCGCCGAGGCTGCCACGAAGGAGCAAGGACGACTGGACCGAAACCCTGGACAGATCGAGGGTGACCGCTTCGTCGAACCTGAGCCGCGGAACGTCGGCGCCCTGTTCACCAACGAGAAAAAAGGAACGGAGATCCATTACAACCGCCACGATCGTGAAAGCGGCGCGTTCCAGACTCTCGCGTTCATAGACAGCGGCAAACAGCTAGACGTTCGCGACTGGAGCAACAGAGAGAGCGTCAACGCGGCTCTGAGGCTCGCTTCTCAAAAATGGGACACGCTAAGCGTCAGCGGAAGCGACGAATACAAGGAAACGGCCGCCCGACTTGCGGCTGAGCACGGCTACAAAATCACGAACCCGGAATTGCAAGACCGCATTCGCGAACTGCGCGCCGAGATCGAAGCGCAACGAGCAACCGTGACTGAGGGGAAGGAACAGCCCGGAACCAGACAGACGGATGCGCATGTGAAATCTGTCCCGCTTTCCGAGGCGGAACGTCAACGGCCTGCCGACCAGCCAACCCTCAACACGACGCCAGCCGAGCGGGCGATCGAGCTCAACAGCGTCCGCGAGCGGGTCGACGTCGAGGCCGAGCGCGAAACCCGCCAAGCGGCGCGCGCGAAGCAAGCTCACGAGAGCAACGCCGCCGCCGGAACCAAAGGGACGCCTTACCGTGCTCCCGAGGAGGCTCGTGCGGCTCGCGAGGCGGAACGGGCGATAGACAACAGTTCCACTCGGGAGATCCCGGGAGACCAAGCCCAAAGCGAGGCCATCAAGGCCCTTCGCTTCGAGCAGCGGCGCGTGCTCGATCAAGCCAGCCGCGACGAGCAAAGACGCATAGACGCAGAGAACGCTGAGCGGTTTCGCCAGGAAGAGCGTCGTCAGGATCGAGACGAAGCCGAAGGCGAAACGAGGTAG